From Salarias fasciatus chromosome 12, fSalaFa1.1, whole genome shotgun sequence, the proteins below share one genomic window:
- the LOC115398479 gene encoding leucine-rich repeat-containing protein 43-like — protein sequence MSSNSLSDVLEKQIRSLCLKDFPCGEGRWRKTGDDADGAETESADALLDLVSCPRSPWRLDEAWSPQAASLRRLAVLTPECLHTDFIHSYFTTLRIVNRDVSVVDDGLLKFSKLEELVLSANQISEIPAENLPATLKILELCANRLTSLSSLTRRPLPHLQHLGLSSNCLGSQEDISSLTGKHWPRLVSLDLSDCEFQHQQELLQALSSLPLLKTLVLEGNPLTLTPCYPGLAVDSLPQLSCLDSSWISPEERLLFKGFSEMNDVKVDVAAATVNVGRTRGIPDPATRVDDKAPDFPVVTYSYFITYEFLSHQMSSDMKVSSETKLEGSSTGQVTEGGSSEAELQSDCDGDTLKTATEASSEESCLNAPHVFKHSTSGVPWSECMDFSNSQTFTIRSLGDFKKFLSQGICVRLEEEKVLSWPAPSDDLPTVKPSRSVKEKKGVKEKEFPVKSAHSKEKKKKCAPELVQEAPVRRILGSAHVPLQSLVRGGQRVQAVCDLGALQAESQIQMTQPPQTDEGKKIKEDKKKEEKDSKRRGGSGTGQRNVASSKAKRKGKKDGGLDDLPDDPACVRLESVTVELSVQLEKWRLASEARRLWPAC from the exons ATGAGCTCAAACTCTCTTTCTGATGTTTTGGAGAAGCAGATTCGAAGCTTGTGTCTGAAAGACTTTCCGTGTGGAGAGGGCAGATGG AGAAAGACCGGAGACGATGCAGACGGAGCAGAGACAGAATCAGCGGACGCCCTCCTGGACCTGGTGAGCTGTCCTCGCTCTCCGTGGCGGCTCGATGAAGCGTGGAGCCCTCAGGCTGCGTCCCTGAGACGGCTGGCCGTGCTCACGCCCGAATGCCTCCACACAGACTTCATTCACAGCTACTTCACAACGCTCCGCATAGTGAACAGAGAC GTTTCAGTTGTTGATGACGGTCTGTTGAAGTTCTcaaagctggaggagctggtgctGAGTGCCAACCAAATCTCAGAAATCCCTGCTGAGAACCTCCCCGCCACGCTGAAG ATTCTGGAGCTCTGTGCAAACCGGCTGACTTCTCTGAGCAGCCTCACCCGTCGACCGCTTCCTCACCTGCAGCATCTGGGCCTCAGTTCCAACTGTCTGGGTTCCCAGGAGGATATTTCCTCCCTGACAGGAAAGCACTG GCCTCGGCTGGTGAGTCTGGACCTCAGCGACTGTGAGTTTCAGcaccagcaggagctcctgcaggCCCTGAGCTCCCTTCCGCTGCTCAAGACGCTGGTGCTGGAGGGgaaccccctcaccctcacgccCTGCTACCCGGGCCTCGCCGTGGACAGCCTCCCGCAGCTCTCCTgtctggactcctcctggatcTCTCCTGAGGAGAGGCTTCTCTTCAAGGGCTTTTCCGAGATGAACG ATGTGAAAGTCGATGTGGCAGCGGCCACGGTGAACGTGGGCAGGACGAGGGGAATCCCAGACCCCGCCACGAGGGTGGATGACAAGGCTCCCGACTTCCCTGTTGTCACATACAGCTATTTCATCACCTACGAGTTTCTGAGTCATCAAATGAGTTCTGACATG AAAGTCAGCAGTGAGACTAAATTAGAGGGATCATCCACCGGCCAGGTGACAGAAGGAGGCTCGAGTGAGGCTGAACTCCAGTCGGACTGTGACGGAGACACACTGAAAACCGCGACTGAAGCCTCCAGCGAGGAGAGCTGCCTCAACGCCCCACACG TGTTCAAACACAGCACGTCAGGAGTGCCGTGGTCGGAGTGCATGGACTTCAGCAACTCTCAGACTTTCACCATCAGGTCGTTGGGTGACTTCAAGAAATTCCTCAGCCAAGGGATCTGTGTCAGGCTGGAAGAGGAAAAG GTGCTGTCATGGCCTGCACCTTCTGACGATTTGCCAACAGTCAAACCGAGCCGGTctgtgaaggagaagaaaggCGTGAAGGAGAAAGAA TTTCCGGTGAAGTCTGCACacagcaaagagaaaaagaagaaatgtgcACCGGAGCTGGTTCAAGAGGCCCCGGTCAGGAGGATCCTGGGCTCGGCTCACGTCCCGCTGCAAAGCCTGGTCAGGGGGGGTCAGAGAGTTCAGGCAGTCTGTGACCTCGGTGCCCTTCAGGCTGAATCCCAAATCCAGATGACACAGCCGCCTCAAACG gatgaggggaaaaaaatcaaagaagacaagaaaaaggaggagaaggacTCAAAACGTAGAGGAGGCAGTGGTACGGGACAGAGGAACGTGGCATCTTCAAAAG CTAAAAGAAAGGGAAAGAAGGACGGCGGTCTGGACGACCTCCCAGATGACCCTGCGTGTGTCCGGCTGGAGTCCGTCACCGTGGAGCTGAGCGTGCAGCTGGAGAAGTGGCGGTTGGCATCTGAAGCCCGCCGCCTCTGGCCGGCCtgctga